A stretch of the Vanacampus margaritifer isolate UIUO_Vmar chromosome 6, RoL_Vmar_1.0, whole genome shotgun sequence genome encodes the following:
- the sergef gene encoding secretion-regulating guanine nucleotide exchange factor → MATSSQQEFCLLAWGANSYGQHGQGHEEDRAIPRLSNKVALHGKTVQAVCGGGGHSVVVTDDGEAFVCGQNHRGQLGLGHTASCSTLQRCSSPNQRVTNVACGWDFTLLLTDCGNLLACGSNVFGQLGIGQVTSHSAELVLIEVLKERVMNVAAGLRHALAITDSGCVYQWGTGLRSLAKRALSPDPIPSHLNSKVPSLVPGLNQKMPRVVTAGSAHCVCLTGNGDLFLWGSNKHGQLTATEPFLSTPAPLKRSLLNGEKVVKVWSGWTHIIAQTETGRVFTWGRGNYGQLGRALAIGPNPEHQSAESVRQAFLPAEVDVLCGATQIACGSEHNLAIVGERLLSWGWNEHGMCGDGSLADVVEPQPVPSLRPLVIGCGAGHSMARGQHTLETDPISPCIECIRSTRACTGWYWNGLE, encoded by the exons ATGGCAACTAGCTCGCAGCAGGAGTTTTGTTTACTCGCGTGG GGGGCCAACAGTTATGGGCAACATGGACAGGGACATGAAGAGGACCGGGCAATCCCTCGGCTCTCGAACAAAGTTGCTCTGCATGGAAAGACAGTCCAGGCTGTTTGCGGTGGCGGGGGGCACTCAGTGGTTGTCACTG ACGATGGAGAGGCGTTTGTGTGTGGGCAAAATCACAGAGGCCAGCTTGGACTTGGCCACACTGCCAGCTGCTCAACACTTCAGCGCTGCTCAAGCCCGAATCAGAGGGTCACAAATGTTGCCTGTGGCTGGGATTTTACTCTTCTTCTGACTG ATTGTGGTAACCTATTAGCGTGTGGCTCCAATGTGTTTGGACAGCTGGGTATTGGTCAGGTGACTTCACATTCGGCAGAGCTGGTGCTCATTGAG GTTCTAAAGGAGCGTGTGATGAATGTAGCAGCAGGCCTCCGGCACGCTCTTGCAATCACAG ACTCTGGATGTGTCTACCAGTGGGGGACAGGACTTCGTAGCCTTGCCAAGAGAGCACTGAGTCCAGACCCTATTCCGTCACACCTCAACTCCAAGGTTCCTTCTCTGGTACCAG GTCTGAATCAGAAGATGCCTCGCGTTGTCACAGCGGGCTCAGCACATTGCGTGTGCCTTACAG GAAATGGTGATTTATTTCTGTGGGGAAGCAACAAGCACGGCCAGCTGACTGCCACCGAGCCCTTCTTGTCCACTCCCGCTCCACTCAAGCGCTCACTACTGAATGGAGAGAAAGTTGTAAAAGTATGGAGTGGTTGGACTCACATTATTGCCCAAACAG AGACTGGGAGAGTGTTCACTTGGGGCAGAGGGAATTACGGACAACTGGGCCGAGCTCTGGCGATTGGCCCAAATCCTGAACACCAATCAGCAGAGAGTGTGAGACAGGCTTTCCTGCCTGCAGAGGTGGATGTCCTCTGTGGAGCAACACAG ATTGCATGCGGATCTGAGCATAACCTTGCCATCGTAG GGGAGCGTCTTCTTTCCTGGGGCTGGAACGAACACGGAATGTGCGGAGACGGCTCGCTGGCCGACGTCGTTGAGCCGCAACCCGTCCCCAGTCTCAGACCTCTTGTCATTGGCTGCGGGGCCGGACACTCTATGGCG AGAGGTCAACACACACTTGAGACAGATCCGATTTCTCCATGCATTGAGTGCATCCGGAGTACAAGGGCATGCACCGGGTGGTACTGGAATGGTTTGGAGTAG
- the tph1a gene encoding tryptophan 5-hydroxylase 1a isoform X2: protein MFSGALQTWIHRKILTRVVCATLERQNMINKSTFTKIEENTEKNTPEKGRATIIFSLKNEVGGLVKALKLFQENHVNLVHIESRKSKRRNSEFEIFVDCDSNHEQLNEIIQLLRKHVSVVDMEPPDNSCLQEEDMHNVPWFPKKISDLDKCANRVLMYGSDLDADHPGFKDNVYRKRRKYFADLAMAYKHGEPIPRIEFTEEEVKTWGVVYRELNKLYPSHACREYLKNLPLLSKYCECREDNIPQLEDVSRFLRERTGFTIRPVAGYLSPRDFLAGLAFRVFHCTQYVRHSSDPLYTPEPDTCHELLGHVPLLAEPSFAQFSQEIGLASLGASDDSVQKLATCYFFTVEFGLCKQEGQLRAYGAGLLSSISELKYALSGKSRIMPFDPKVTSKQECIITTFQDVYFVSDSFEEAKVKMREFAKTIKRPFTVRYNPYTQSVDVLKDTPSINSVVEELRHELDIVGDALNRLNRQLGV, encoded by the exons ATGTTTTCAGGGGCTCTACAGACATGGATCCACCGAAAAATACTCACCCGGGTGGTCTGTGCTACGCTTGAAAGGCAAAATATG ATAAACAAATCAACCTTCACAAAAATCGAAGAAAACACTGAGAAGAACACACCAGAGAAAGGCAGAGCAACAATTATCTTTTCACTCAAAAATGAAGTGGGAGGACTTGTAAAGGCGCTCAAACTCTTCCAA GAAAATCACGTCAACCTTGTGCACATCGAGTCCAGGAAGTCAAAAAGGCGCAACTCAGAATTTGAAATCTTTGTGGATTGTGACAGCAACCACGAACAACTCAATGAAATCATCCAGCTGCTGCGGAAGCACGTGAGCGTGGTGGATATGGAGCCTCCAGATAATTCCTGTCTACAGGAGGAAG ATATGCATAATGTACCGTGGTTCCCAAAGAAAATATCCGACTTGGACAAGTGTGCTAATCGCGTCCTGATGTATGGTTCTGATTTGGATGCTGACCATCCG GGTTTCAAGGATAATGTGTACCGCAAAAGAAGAAAGTATTTTGCAGATCTCGCAATGGCCTACAAACA CGGTGAGCCGATTCCTCGTATCGAGTTCACAGAGGAGGAAGTGAAGACATGGGGTGTTGTGTACAGAGAGCTCAACAAGTTGTACCCCAGCCACGCTTGTAGGGAATACTTGAAAAACTTGCCACTGCTGTCCAAATACTGTGAATGTCGAGAAGACAACATTCCCCAACTGGAAGATGTCTCTCGCTTCCTCAGGG AACGCACAGGGTTTACCATCAGGCCTGTGGCCGGTTACCTGTCTCCACGTGACTTCCTGGCCGGTTTGGCCTTCCGTGTTTTCCACTGCACCCAGTATGTGCGACACAGCTCTGACCCCTTATACACCCCTGAGCC GGACACGTGTCACGAGCTGCTGGGTCACGTCCCCCTACTGGCAGAGCCCAGTTTTGCACAATTTTCCCAGGAGATCGGCCTGGCTTCATTGGGAGCCTCGGATGACTCTGTTCAGAAACTGGCCACA TGTTATTTTTTCACAGTGGAGTTTGGCCTATGCAAACAGGAAGGACAGCTGAGAGCATACGGGGCTGGACTGCTATCATCCATCAGTGAGCTGAAG TACGCACTTTCTGGAAAATCAAGGATCATGCCATTTGACCCCAAAGTAACATCCAAACAAGAATGCATCATTACAACCTTTCAAGATGTTTACTTTGTATCAGACAGCTTTGAGGAGGCCAAAGTCAAGATGAG GGAGTTTGCCAAAACCATCAAGCGTCCCTTCACAGTACGGTACAACCCCTACACCCAAAGTGTGGATGTGCTTAAAGACACTCCCAGCATCAACAGCGTTGTGGAGGAACTCCGACATGAGCTGGACATAGTGGGCGACGCTCTGAACCGCCTCAACAGGCAGCTCGGAGTCTGA
- the tph1a gene encoding tryptophan 5-hydroxylase 1a isoform X1, protein MYSNRIDGPRRGRSFDSMNNAYEEKLLNNEINKSTFTKIEENTEKNTPEKGRATIIFSLKNEVGGLVKALKLFQENHVNLVHIESRKSKRRNSEFEIFVDCDSNHEQLNEIIQLLRKHVSVVDMEPPDNSCLQEEDMHNVPWFPKKISDLDKCANRVLMYGSDLDADHPGFKDNVYRKRRKYFADLAMAYKHGEPIPRIEFTEEEVKTWGVVYRELNKLYPSHACREYLKNLPLLSKYCECREDNIPQLEDVSRFLRERTGFTIRPVAGYLSPRDFLAGLAFRVFHCTQYVRHSSDPLYTPEPDTCHELLGHVPLLAEPSFAQFSQEIGLASLGASDDSVQKLATCYFFTVEFGLCKQEGQLRAYGAGLLSSISELKYALSGKSRIMPFDPKVTSKQECIITTFQDVYFVSDSFEEAKVKMREFAKTIKRPFTVRYNPYTQSVDVLKDTPSINSVVEELRHELDIVGDALNRLNRQLGV, encoded by the exons ATGTACTCCAACAGGATCGATGGACCTCGAAGGGGGAGATCGTTTGACTCTATGAATAATGCCTATGAAGAAAAACTACTCAACAATGAG ATAAACAAATCAACCTTCACAAAAATCGAAGAAAACACTGAGAAGAACACACCAGAGAAAGGCAGAGCAACAATTATCTTTTCACTCAAAAATGAAGTGGGAGGACTTGTAAAGGCGCTCAAACTCTTCCAA GAAAATCACGTCAACCTTGTGCACATCGAGTCCAGGAAGTCAAAAAGGCGCAACTCAGAATTTGAAATCTTTGTGGATTGTGACAGCAACCACGAACAACTCAATGAAATCATCCAGCTGCTGCGGAAGCACGTGAGCGTGGTGGATATGGAGCCTCCAGATAATTCCTGTCTACAGGAGGAAG ATATGCATAATGTACCGTGGTTCCCAAAGAAAATATCCGACTTGGACAAGTGTGCTAATCGCGTCCTGATGTATGGTTCTGATTTGGATGCTGACCATCCG GGTTTCAAGGATAATGTGTACCGCAAAAGAAGAAAGTATTTTGCAGATCTCGCAATGGCCTACAAACA CGGTGAGCCGATTCCTCGTATCGAGTTCACAGAGGAGGAAGTGAAGACATGGGGTGTTGTGTACAGAGAGCTCAACAAGTTGTACCCCAGCCACGCTTGTAGGGAATACTTGAAAAACTTGCCACTGCTGTCCAAATACTGTGAATGTCGAGAAGACAACATTCCCCAACTGGAAGATGTCTCTCGCTTCCTCAGGG AACGCACAGGGTTTACCATCAGGCCTGTGGCCGGTTACCTGTCTCCACGTGACTTCCTGGCCGGTTTGGCCTTCCGTGTTTTCCACTGCACCCAGTATGTGCGACACAGCTCTGACCCCTTATACACCCCTGAGCC GGACACGTGTCACGAGCTGCTGGGTCACGTCCCCCTACTGGCAGAGCCCAGTTTTGCACAATTTTCCCAGGAGATCGGCCTGGCTTCATTGGGAGCCTCGGATGACTCTGTTCAGAAACTGGCCACA TGTTATTTTTTCACAGTGGAGTTTGGCCTATGCAAACAGGAAGGACAGCTGAGAGCATACGGGGCTGGACTGCTATCATCCATCAGTGAGCTGAAG TACGCACTTTCTGGAAAATCAAGGATCATGCCATTTGACCCCAAAGTAACATCCAAACAAGAATGCATCATTACAACCTTTCAAGATGTTTACTTTGTATCAGACAGCTTTGAGGAGGCCAAAGTCAAGATGAG GGAGTTTGCCAAAACCATCAAGCGTCCCTTCACAGTACGGTACAACCCCTACACCCAAAGTGTGGATGTGCTTAAAGACACTCCCAGCATCAACAGCGTTGTGGAGGAACTCCGACATGAGCTGGACATAGTGGGCGACGCTCTGAACCGCCTCAACAGGCAGCTCGGAGTCTGA